In the Pseudodesulfovibrio sp. JC047 genome, one interval contains:
- a CDS encoding multidrug efflux SMR transporter, protein MHWWYLVLAGIFEWGWPVGLKLGWTENGVHGGWLFFAAICMAVSGVLLLTAQKVIPMGTAYAVWTGIGAVGTFVLGMAFFGEPATFARFFFVGLIVVGIVGLKLASAH, encoded by the coding sequence ATGCATTGGTGGTATCTCGTTTTGGCAGGAATTTTCGAATGGGGATGGCCAGTTGGCCTCAAGTTGGGCTGGACTGAAAATGGAGTACATGGTGGATGGCTGTTTTTTGCCGCGATATGCATGGCGGTCAGCGGTGTGCTTTTGCTCACGGCGCAGAAAGTCATTCCAATGGGAACAGCCTATGCGGTTTGGACCGGCATCGGTGCTGTGGGGACATTTGTCCTTGGGATGGCTTTTTTCGGGGAACCCGCGACATTCGCCCGCTTTTTCTTTGTCGGGCTTATTGTCGTCGGCATTGTCGGCTTGAAGTTGGCTTCAGCGCACTAG
- a CDS encoding methyl-accepting chemotaxis protein, translated as MTLKLRTKIILGICAPLALLLIIGAVALLNINKIVTTNNMVEHTYVTVGEAQGIIGAAVDMETGMRGYLLAGKEAFLDPYKGGEKATHEKLTKLKQTVSDNPKQVARLGEVETLLKTWQKKVTEPAIQLRRTIGNAKTMNDIADLVAEARGKHYFDSFRAQIAEFIEIEQTLLDKRTAQGADSKKIAHSYKTIIKTMDILASAINMETGMRGYLLAGQEKFLDPYTAGSKEFDAKIAELKKYVSDNSDQVARLEHMLTTLSEWRKNVITPAIQLRRNIGDAKNMDDMATLVGEAHGKVYFDQFRKLMADFSAEENGLMTIRQEANKATVNATNVLIIACLAIALAIGGALGIWIIRDVQAQVGGEPALIAKISRQIADGDLVVSFGDIKKKQGIVNALDEMVSQLTSVVGNVKGAAENVAFGSQELSASSQSLSDGANEQAASVEEVSSSVEQMAASIQLNTENAKRTENIASKAAKDAESGGEAVAQTVTAMKDIAEKISIIEEIARQTNLLALNAAIEAARAGEHGKGFAVVAAEVRKLAERSGTAATEISNLSFESVEVAEKAGEMLGQIVPDIKSTADLIQKISMATTEQNEGIKQINDALATLDKVVQQNASGAEEMASTSEELSSQAEQLNATVAFFKTDDNANSYRSSTHMKHNSTQPKQLPRTSTGKSPKNTFTGIDMDMNESSEEGFERF; from the coding sequence ATGACTTTAAAACTCAGAACAAAAATCATTCTAGGAATTTGTGCACCATTAGCACTATTGCTCATTATTGGTGCTGTCGCACTCTTGAATATCAACAAAATTGTAACCACCAACAACATGGTTGAACATACATATGTAACAGTCGGCGAAGCCCAGGGAATAATCGGGGCAGCGGTAGACATGGAAACCGGAATGCGAGGCTACCTGCTCGCAGGAAAAGAGGCCTTTCTTGATCCATACAAGGGAGGAGAAAAAGCAACGCATGAAAAACTCACCAAACTGAAACAAACCGTCTCGGACAACCCAAAACAAGTTGCTCGTCTCGGCGAGGTCGAAACACTCCTCAAAACGTGGCAAAAAAAAGTGACTGAACCTGCCATTCAACTGCGCCGTACAATTGGTAATGCGAAAACCATGAATGACATCGCAGACCTCGTTGCAGAAGCGCGTGGGAAACACTATTTCGATTCTTTCAGAGCCCAAATTGCAGAATTCATTGAAATCGAACAGACGCTGCTTGATAAACGAACTGCCCAAGGTGCTGACAGCAAAAAGATTGCTCACTCCTATAAAACAATCATCAAAACCATGGATATTCTCGCGAGTGCCATCAATATGGAAACAGGGATGCGAGGGTATTTGCTTGCAGGTCAGGAGAAATTTCTTGATCCGTACACTGCTGGTTCTAAAGAATTTGACGCTAAAATTGCAGAATTAAAAAAATACGTCAGCGATAATTCTGACCAAGTTGCACGTTTAGAACACATGCTGACCACGCTTTCCGAATGGCGCAAGAACGTCATAACCCCCGCCATCCAGCTTCGCCGAAACATTGGCGACGCAAAGAATATGGACGACATGGCTACGTTGGTAGGCGAAGCTCATGGAAAGGTCTATTTTGATCAATTCAGAAAACTGATGGCTGACTTCAGTGCCGAAGAAAACGGTCTCATGACAATTCGCCAAGAGGCAAACAAAGCGACGGTAAACGCCACGAACGTACTCATCATAGCATGTTTGGCCATTGCCCTTGCCATCGGTGGCGCGCTTGGAATTTGGATCATTCGTGACGTACAGGCTCAAGTTGGCGGAGAACCTGCGTTAATCGCTAAAATATCCCGACAAATAGCTGATGGAGACCTTGTCGTCTCATTTGGTGACATCAAGAAAAAGCAAGGCATCGTCAACGCATTGGATGAAATGGTCAGTCAATTGACTTCAGTTGTTGGCAACGTAAAAGGTGCAGCCGAGAATGTCGCATTTGGGAGCCAGGAGCTCTCAGCCTCGTCCCAAAGTTTGTCAGATGGTGCCAATGAACAAGCCGCATCAGTGGAAGAAGTCTCCTCATCTGTTGAACAAATGGCAGCAAGCATCCAACTCAATACTGAAAATGCAAAGAGAACGGAAAACATTGCATCCAAAGCGGCAAAGGATGCCGAATCCGGTGGAGAGGCTGTTGCTCAAACCGTTACAGCCATGAAGGATATTGCTGAAAAAATCTCCATTATCGAAGAAATCGCACGCCAGACCAACCTACTCGCCCTCAATGCTGCAATTGAAGCAGCTCGTGCAGGTGAACATGGTAAAGGCTTTGCTGTCGTCGCCGCAGAAGTTCGCAAGCTAGCGGAACGGAGTGGAACCGCTGCCACCGAAATCAGTAATCTCTCTTTTGAAAGTGTTGAAGTTGCTGAAAAAGCAGGAGAAATGCTCGGCCAGATTGTGCCTGACATTAAAAGTACCGCTGATCTGATTCAAAAAATATCGATGGCAACGACAGAACAAAACGAAGGGATAAAACAAATCAACGATGCACTTGCAACCCTCGACAAAGTTGTCCAACAAAATGCATCTGGAGCTGAAGAAATGGCATCCACTTCGGAAGAACTCTCCAGTCAAGCAGAACAACTCAACGCTACTGTTGCCTTCTTCAAAACCGATGACAACGCAAATAGCTACCGCAGTTCAACCCACATGAAACACAATTCAACTCAGCCAAAACAGTTGCCAAGGACTTCTACTGGAAAATCTCCCAAAAACACATTTACCGGAATCGATATGGACATGAATGAAAGCTCTGAAGAGGGATTTGAACGTTTCTAA
- a CDS encoding sodium:solute symporter family protein, translating into MNLLVLYFALFIGMGLHEYFKRKDFTEFAVAGRRSSASVVGISITASCVGASATIGMTGLAFNVGTPAFWWLGSGAAGLLILSTLLAAKTRRSGVFTLPDMAEKFISPSARRLTALIIIPAWTSILAAQYLAAAKACTALSGMDHSTALVGCALVITAYTMLGGQNSILKSDAVQYGFVAIGLTLALYFTASASPISLNDIPVQFVNDAFPLSKWTYFMIIVGGSYVVCPMLFGRLFSARGEKQATHGTLLATAGIAISAGVIVCIGLYARGLVPAGTDADSILTHVVPSVMPTWAGTLLLFAMLSAIISSADSCLITAATILEHDVIGGSNTTRCRLIMTAIGIGALGIAASGGSILSLLLAANDIYVCGVVAPMFVAILASDKRPVNPRVMLCAILLGGLLGILAAATGLKAYSFAGVGLSLALSLGALIPAGTPLAPSSQGIRE; encoded by the coding sequence ATGAATCTACTGGTACTGTACTTCGCTCTTTTCATTGGCATGGGACTCCATGAATATTTCAAACGAAAGGACTTCACGGAATTCGCCGTTGCTGGCCGTCGGAGCAGTGCTTCAGTCGTGGGAATATCCATCACGGCATCCTGTGTCGGCGCATCAGCGACCATCGGCATGACCGGATTGGCATTCAACGTGGGCACACCCGCTTTCTGGTGGCTCGGTTCCGGAGCAGCCGGACTCCTGATACTCAGTACCTTGCTCGCCGCAAAGACCAGACGAAGCGGAGTATTCACCCTGCCGGACATGGCGGAAAAATTCATTTCCCCCTCGGCTCGACGACTCACGGCCCTCATCATCATTCCGGCCTGGACCTCGATTCTCGCCGCCCAATATTTGGCCGCAGCCAAAGCCTGCACCGCCCTGTCCGGCATGGACCATTCCACAGCACTGGTCGGCTGCGCCCTGGTCATCACGGCCTACACCATGCTCGGAGGACAAAACTCCATCCTGAAAAGCGATGCCGTGCAATATGGCTTTGTCGCAATCGGACTCACATTGGCCCTGTACTTCACAGCCTCGGCGTCACCGATTTCCCTGAATGACATCCCGGTCCAATTCGTCAACGACGCATTCCCTTTGTCCAAATGGACCTATTTCATGATTATCGTGGGAGGCAGCTATGTTGTCTGCCCCATGCTGTTCGGACGACTGTTCTCCGCACGAGGAGAAAAACAGGCCACACACGGCACCCTGCTCGCCACAGCGGGCATCGCCATTTCTGCCGGAGTCATCGTCTGTATCGGTCTCTACGCCCGGGGGCTGGTCCCGGCCGGAACGGATGCGGACTCCATTCTGACCCATGTGGTCCCTTCGGTCATGCCAACATGGGCGGGAACACTGCTGCTTTTCGCCATGCTTTCGGCCATTATTTCATCGGCGGATTCCTGTCTCATCACGGCCGCGACCATTCTTGAACACGATGTCATCGGCGGAAGCAATACCACACGGTGCCGACTCATTATGACAGCAATAGGCATCGGCGCACTCGGCATCGCGGCATCCGGAGGCAGCATCCTGTCGCTGCTCCTAGCGGCCAACGACATCTATGTTTGCGGCGTGGTCGCTCCCATGTTCGTGGCCATCCTTGCCAGCGACAAACGGCCCGTCAATCCACGCGTCATGCTCTGCGCCATCCTGCTTGGCGGCCTGTTGGGCATACTGGCAGCGGCAACCGGGCTGAAAGCCTACAGTTTCGCCGGAGTCGGCCTTTCTCTCGCTCTGTCACTCGGAGCACTGATCCCCGCCGGCACACCATTGGCACCATCATCGCAGGGCATCAGAGAATAA
- the bioA gene encoding adenosylmethionine--8-amino-7-oxononanoate transaminase has protein sequence MNGYFITGTDTDVGKTCVTAALLRNLLDAGHHALALKPIQSGCRETPDGLVADDVEIYARFSTPYFPNGYPEACCHRFAPACSPHLAAELAGTSLNVNELAHAVTELATGHDLVLVEGAGGAAVPLGNKQTMQDLMQRLDLPVILVADNKLGVINHALMTIRMLRDSGLDIAGVVMTNTTRPDTQGILMRRNNTETIAHYGNIPILAEIPFIEQIDFDAEYIRHMAPAIRHLTPSPADDSDDLTFDRDHIWHPYTSAVNPLPSVKVRTAHGSRITLEDGTELIDGMASWWCAIHGYAHPALLDAARTQLGRLPHVMFGGLTHDPAIELCRSLCDMTPNGLEHVFLADSGSVSVEAAIKMALQYMQADGQTQRTKIFTIRGGYHGDTCGAMSVCDPNNGMHHLFSGLLPHQIFAPRPTCRFGEPYDPASLAETTRLFEENSHRIAAIIVEPIVQGAGGMYFYHPDYLRGLRELADAHGVLLILDEIATGFGRTGKLFACEWADVIPDIMCVGKALSGGTMTLAATVATSNVAQTISKDGGVFMHGPTFMGNPLACAVATASLEILQQGHWKTQVHAIEQRLETAFGPCRDLPGVKDVRVLGSIGVVEMDTPVNVQRLQAAFIEHGVWLRPFGKLIYVMPPYIITQDEVSRLGSAVFDAIAHHIHE, from the coding sequence ATGAACGGATATTTCATTACCGGCACAGATACCGATGTCGGAAAAACCTGTGTCACAGCCGCTCTCCTTCGGAACCTTCTGGATGCCGGACACCATGCCCTCGCCCTTAAACCTATCCAAAGTGGCTGTCGAGAGACGCCGGACGGTCTGGTGGCAGACGATGTCGAAATATATGCCAGATTTTCCACTCCATATTTTCCAAACGGCTATCCCGAGGCCTGTTGTCACCGATTCGCCCCGGCCTGCTCTCCGCATCTGGCGGCAGAACTCGCAGGCACATCACTCAACGTGAACGAATTGGCTCACGCTGTCACCGAACTCGCCACAGGACACGATCTCGTCCTTGTGGAAGGAGCCGGTGGTGCAGCGGTCCCGCTCGGCAACAAACAGACCATGCAGGATCTGATGCAGCGTCTCGACCTGCCAGTGATCCTCGTCGCCGATAACAAACTGGGCGTCATCAATCACGCACTCATGACCATTCGAATGCTTCGAGACAGTGGTCTCGACATCGCTGGTGTGGTCATGACCAACACCACGCGGCCCGACACACAGGGCATTCTCATGCGCCGTAACAATACCGAAACCATCGCGCACTACGGCAATATCCCTATCCTCGCCGAAATTCCATTTATCGAACAAATCGATTTCGACGCCGAATATATCCGTCACATGGCACCGGCCATACGGCATCTTACACCGTCCCCGGCGGACGACTCGGACGACCTGACCTTTGATCGAGACCACATTTGGCATCCGTACACCTCTGCCGTGAACCCGCTCCCCTCGGTCAAGGTTCGCACGGCCCACGGTTCTCGCATCACACTGGAAGACGGGACCGAACTCATCGACGGCATGGCATCATGGTGGTGCGCCATTCATGGCTATGCCCACCCGGCTCTCCTTGACGCTGCCAGAACGCAACTGGGACGCCTGCCACATGTCATGTTTGGCGGACTCACCCATGATCCGGCCATCGAACTCTGCCGAAGCCTGTGCGACATGACACCAAACGGACTCGAACACGTTTTTCTTGCGGATTCGGGATCAGTCAGCGTGGAAGCCGCCATCAAGATGGCCTTGCAATACATGCAGGCAGATGGCCAGACACAACGGACCAAAATTTTCACCATACGCGGCGGTTACCACGGAGACACCTGCGGGGCCATGTCGGTCTGTGATCCAAACAACGGAATGCATCACCTCTTTTCCGGGCTGTTGCCACATCAAATATTCGCACCGCGTCCCACGTGCCGCTTCGGAGAACCATACGATCCCGCCAGTCTGGCTGAGACCACCCGTCTTTTCGAAGAGAACAGCCACCGCATCGCGGCCATCATCGTGGAACCGATCGTTCAGGGAGCCGGGGGCATGTATTTCTATCACCCAGACTACCTGCGTGGACTGCGAGAGCTGGCGGACGCTCACGGCGTGCTGCTCATTCTGGATGAAATTGCCACGGGCTTTGGCCGAACCGGTAAACTCTTTGCCTGCGAATGGGCCGATGTGATCCCGGATATCATGTGCGTGGGCAAGGCATTATCCGGCGGCACCATGACATTGGCCGCAACCGTGGCCACATCCAACGTGGCACAAACCATCTCCAAAGATGGCGGCGTCTTCATGCATGGCCCGACCTTCATGGGCAACCCGCTGGCCTGTGCCGTTGCCACGGCCAGCCTTGAAATTTTGCAACAGGGCCACTGGAAAACTCAGGTCCATGCCATCGAACAGAGGCTTGAAACAGCATTTGGTCCATGTCGGGATCTTCCCGGCGTCAAGGACGTCCGAGTCCTCGGCTCCATCGGCGTGGTTGAAATGGACACACCGGTCAACGTCCAACGACTTCAAGCCGCTTTCATTGAACACGGTGTCTGGCTGCGTCCTTTTGGCAAACTCATCTATGTGATGCCGCCGTATATCATCACTCAGGATGAAGTCTCTCGGCTCGGCTCGGCGGTTTTCGACGCCATCGCCCACCATATTCACGAATAA
- a CDS encoding methyl-accepting chemotaxis protein produces the protein MRLYQNLSLRNKILLPVGFLVILIMGLTLSILIGKFRTVSENDASMLGTEMANRFGQEVKAELDKAMTISWTLAQSLKAAQKTQATPSRDETNAFIMEITESHKDISSAWVAFEPDEFDGNDSAAIGSEGSNEVGRYAPWYQTGSVMSAATNLNGAWYQTSLRSGKQEVLEPTEYNFAGKKVILVSTSVPIKKGTRTIGVAGVDLNMQHMTKIVAGIQPFGTGYGFLVSHSGMIVADPNPDNVGKAVNKIFGSKMSHLINTCLKSDTAAHTAFTRNKTAYQLIITPFSIGETGKKWALGVAIPKDKIMETANTATLLSSGLSVVSILVLLVIVYFLAKSIVTPLKKGVTFTKEIASGNLNTALHIDQKDEIGELAADLNAMGDQLRSVVSNVQQSVEQVASGSEELSATAQTLSGGANEQAANVETVSSTMEGMASNIGHIATNSKETETLALRSAQDAEKGGKAVTETVHAMREIADKITIIEEIARQTNLLALNAAIEAARAGEHGKGFAVVAAEVRKLAERSGQAAAEISDLSASSVAVAESAGGMLNEMVPDIQHTAELIQGIAAATGKQSSGAVKVNEALMRLDEMTQQLASAAEEVSATSEELARQSVHLQSAIAFFQLDDMPGTRSMVNVNRSAHALPTAGQGKTSSRTTKNSGMEIPGMSDDGFEKF, from the coding sequence ATGCGACTCTACCAGAACCTCAGCCTCCGAAACAAAATTCTGCTTCCGGTCGGCTTTCTCGTCATTCTTATCATGGGACTGACCTTATCCATACTCATCGGGAAATTTCGAACGGTCTCTGAAAATGATGCGTCCATGCTCGGGACGGAAATGGCAAACCGTTTTGGGCAGGAAGTCAAAGCCGAACTCGACAAGGCCATGACCATCAGTTGGACATTGGCTCAATCGCTTAAAGCTGCCCAAAAAACGCAGGCAACGCCAAGCCGTGATGAAACAAATGCCTTTATTATGGAGATTACCGAATCCCACAAAGATATCTCGTCGGCATGGGTCGCATTTGAACCAGACGAATTTGACGGCAATGATTCCGCCGCTATTGGCTCGGAGGGGTCCAACGAAGTTGGCCGCTACGCACCATGGTACCAAACAGGTTCTGTCATGTCTGCCGCCACAAACCTCAATGGGGCATGGTATCAAACGTCACTTCGATCCGGGAAACAGGAAGTTCTGGAGCCAACTGAATACAATTTCGCCGGGAAAAAAGTGATCCTTGTTTCCACATCCGTCCCCATCAAAAAAGGCACACGCACCATCGGTGTTGCCGGTGTCGATCTGAACATGCAACACATGACGAAAATCGTTGCAGGAATTCAGCCTTTTGGAACTGGATACGGCTTCCTCGTCAGCCATTCAGGCATGATTGTAGCTGATCCGAATCCCGATAATGTTGGTAAAGCAGTCAACAAAATCTTTGGTTCGAAAATGAGCCACCTTATCAATACGTGTTTGAAATCCGACACGGCAGCCCACACAGCCTTCACAAGGAATAAAACGGCGTACCAACTCATCATCACACCTTTTTCCATTGGCGAAACCGGCAAAAAATGGGCACTTGGCGTTGCGATTCCAAAAGACAAAATCATGGAGACCGCAAACACAGCCACCCTGCTTTCAAGCGGCCTCAGTGTCGTCTCCATCCTGGTATTGCTTGTCATCGTCTATTTTCTGGCAAAATCCATCGTGACACCGCTCAAAAAGGGCGTCACATTCACCAAGGAAATAGCCTCCGGGAACTTGAATACCGCACTCCATATCGATCAAAAGGATGAAATCGGCGAACTCGCTGCCGATCTGAACGCCATGGGTGACCAACTCCGCTCCGTGGTCTCCAATGTCCAACAATCCGTCGAGCAGGTGGCAAGTGGCAGTGAAGAGCTGTCCGCCACGGCCCAGACATTGTCAGGAGGCGCCAATGAACAGGCTGCCAACGTCGAAACGGTCTCGTCCACCATGGAGGGAATGGCTTCCAATATAGGTCACATTGCCACCAATTCAAAAGAAACGGAAACACTTGCGCTCCGCTCGGCTCAGGACGCGGAAAAAGGCGGAAAAGCAGTGACCGAGACGGTCCATGCGATGCGGGAAATCGCCGACAAGATCACCATCATTGAAGAGATTGCCCGACAGACAAACCTGCTTGCCCTTAACGCAGCCATTGAAGCAGCCCGGGCCGGAGAACATGGCAAGGGATTTGCGGTTGTCGCGGCCGAAGTTCGCAAACTCGCCGAACGCAGTGGACAGGCAGCAGCCGAAATCAGCGATTTGTCCGCCTCCAGTGTCGCTGTTGCGGAATCCGCAGGCGGAATGCTGAATGAAATGGTCCCTGATATTCAACACACAGCCGAACTGATTCAAGGCATTGCCGCCGCAACCGGCAAACAAAGTTCAGGCGCGGTCAAGGTCAATGAGGCTCTCATGAGGCTGGACGAAATGACGCAACAGCTCGCTTCGGCCGCCGAAGAAGTCTCGGCCACTTCCGAAGAACTCGCCAGACAGTCGGTCCACCTCCAATCAGCCATTGCCTTCTTCCAACTTGACGATATGCCGGGAACCCGTTCCATGGTCAACGTCAACAGATCGGCTCATGCCCTCCCAACGGCTGGTCAAGGCAAGACGTCGTCCAGAACAACGAAAAACAGCGGCATGGAAATCCCGGGTATGTCCGACGACGGATTCGAAAAATTCTAA